The following proteins are co-located in the Calliphora vicina chromosome 2, idCalVici1.1, whole genome shotgun sequence genome:
- the LOC135950585 gene encoding uncharacterized protein LOC135950585, with amino-acid sequence MTTQAAAAPELYGLPKIHKDGIPLRPISASMKVPCYSLSKYIGTILRNIVSPKYNIQNSVELKRKLESVSLENDDIMVSFDVVSLFTNIPIHLAIRNILDKWKTLKEHTAIPRQTFLKILQFCLTDNNYLTFDNKFYHQTYGMPMGNPLSPTIANIVLDTLLDDVIDELRANNIEIKFITKYVDDLFAIIRKSDEEKILKTMNVYHNKIQFTIEREKNMSIPYLDINIIKDNGRIRTNWYTKPTSSGRMVNFNSTQPLKMKISTATNLIRKVLQISDVEYRKTNINRIRKILTKNSYPTYMTNNLINKVLKYEKQQKNPNTEEEKVFYSVPFIPKLTETKTMKRMITEKTTTIAYKSNMTLRHLFTNNKTKIDKLKSDNVVYEIKCDGNERERCNLVYIGTTKRMLGTRVNEHKTDIEKGKITTALSLHVKECNHKMDFDNIKILDREQKENKRYTLESLRIQQKIHNTMNTKEDKDNTKLQYSAAIFNY; translated from the coding sequence ATGACGACACAAGCGGCAGCAGCACCTGAGTTATATGGACTGCCAAAGATACACAAAGACGGAATACCACTTCGACCGATATCTGCATCCATGAAGGTACCGTGTTACAGTCTTTCGAAGTATATTGGAACAATTTTGAGGAATATTGTGTCGCCcaaatacaatatacaaaattcagtagaatTAAAACGAAAACTGGAAAGCGTCTCATTGGAAAATGACGATATTATGGTCTCTTTCGACGTGGTATCATTATTCACTAATATACCGATTCACTTGGCTATAAGGAATATACTTGACAAATGGAAAACACTTAAGGAACACACGGCAATACCaaggcaaacatttttgaaaattcttcaGTTTTGTTTAACTGATAATAACTATCTCACTTTTGACAataaattttaccatcaaaCATATGGTATGCCAATGGGAAACCCCCTATCGCCAACAATTGCAAATATTGTACTTGACACACTACTGGACGATGTAATTGACGAATTAAGGGCTAATAATATAGAGATTAAGTTTATCACTAAGTATGTGGATGACTTGTTTGCGATTATAAGGAAATCGGACGAAGAgaagatattaaaaacaatgaaCGTTTATCACAATAAGATACAATTTACAATAGAACGCGAGAAGAATATGTCAATACCGTATCTGGACATCAATATCATCAAGGATAATGGAAGAATAAGGACAAATTGGTACACGAAACCCACATCTTCAGGTAGAATGGTTAACTTCAACTCTACACAACCATTGAAAATGAAGATAAGTACAGCGACGAATTTAATAAGGAAAGTATTACAGATAAGTGATGTTGAATACAGGAAAACCAATATTAatagaataagaaaaatacttacaaagaATAGTTACCCAACATATATGACGAACAATTTAATCAACaaagtactaaaatatgaaaaacagcagaaaaatccaAACACTGAGgaggaaaaagttttttacagtgtaCCATTTATTCCCAAACTAACGGAGACAAAAACAATGAAGAGAATGATCAcagagaaaacaacaacaatagcttaCAAATCAAATATGACACTGAGGCATCTatttacaaacaacaaaacaaaaattgacaaACTTAAGAGTGATAATGTGGTCTATGAGATAAAATGTGACGGTAATGAAAGGGAGAGATGTAACTTGGTTTACATTGGTACGACAAAGAGAATGTTGGGGACGAGAGTTAATGAACACAAAACAGatattgaaaaaggaaaaataacgaCGGCATTATCTCTGCACGTAAAGGAGTGCAATCATAAGATGGATTTTGACAATATTAAGATATTGGACAGAGAACAAAAAGAGAACAAACGATACACTCTTGAAAGCTtaagaatacaacaaaaaatacacaatacaatGAACACGAAAGAGGACAAGGATAACACAAAACTGCAATATTCCGctgcaatatttaattattaa